The segment TACATTCCGGTTTTTTTCGCCTCCAAGGCAATGCCTCTGGCCATAGCCAATCCCCAGGTCAGGAACCCGGATTTGGAAGGGTCATAGATATGGATGCGGGACCAGATGGCTAAAAATGTTTCTTTTAATACTTCTTCAGCCACATCGGTATGCTGCACAATACGGGTGATCATGCCCATTAATACTGGGGCATACGTATCATACAAAAGACCAAAAGCTTCTTGTTTTCCTTGCCGAATGGCTTCTATGAGGCGCTTCTCGCTTTCTCCCCCTATCCTACTTTCCACCATAAAACTCGATTAGCATAGATCTACCTCTTTGAAACCACTTCAGGAGATTTGACCCTAAGATACAGCAAGGCCACGGCTTACGCAAGTGGCTAAATAGAGGGTAAAGAGACTATTCTGTTTGATTCATTTTTAGGGGTACTTTTTAAAAACAGGAAGGAAAACCTTCTGCTTTAGTAGACGAATCTCAACCTACTTAGGTAATTGCAGCACGTACTCTTTTCCCGGAGCCACCGTAAGTTTGAAAGCTTTAATCCAGGGGTTGTACAGGCGCAGGGTTTTGTAGTTGGTGCCCTGGTCTTTGGCATATTGAGCCAGATCTGGAATAGTAGAAGTAACCTTCAACGTACGGGTAGGCAGTGGATCATAACCTTGTTCTTTGGGTAATTCAAAGCCATACTTTTGAGGGTTGCCCAGCACCTCTTTCAAGGCCAAAATGCGGAACATGTACCGTGAAGTCTCATCGTTCAGGTACAGATCATAGTAAGAATCTACCTTCTGTTTTTCCAGGGCACGGTCTATGCCTCCCACCCCCCGGTTATAAGCAGCAGCAGCGTTGGTCCAGGAACCGAACTTCTTTTTGGCCGACTTCAGGTACTTACAGGCGACCAGGGTAGATTTCTCCACATGGAAACGTTCATCCACCTCAGCGTTTACCTGAAGTCCGTAACCCCTGGCCGTATCGGGCATGAGCTGCCAGAATCCTGAGGCACCAGCCGGGGACGTTACCTGGCTAAACAAGCTTTCGGCGAGGGAGAGATACACGAAATCGGCGGGAATGTCATTTTCCTTGAGTAACCGTTCAATCTCGGGTTGGTAGCGCTGCATTCGCTTTAAACCCATTAAGGTAGTCGCCTGCAGATAAGAATTTACCAGTAATTCCCTATCCAAACGCTCCGCCACATCAGGGACATCTAGCGGCACTGGTTCTCCGGCAAAAGACATAGTAGTAGGCAAAGCAGGCGCTTTGATGACTCTTCCGTTCGTAAAGCTGGCCCCAGTGTCTCCTCCTGCAGCGGCTCCCCCACCTGGTATAGATTGCTGGCTGCACAGGTTCAACGTGATGGCTAGAAAGCCCAATCCGCCCAAGTATTTCCAAATGTTATCTGTCATGATCTTCTCCTTTCTGGCTGATTCCGGTAAAAGAATAACCCATCTGAGCACACTTTTAGTCTATCCCACAAATCAAACTACACCTATTTACGTGCTTCCTCCCCTGTAGAGTACAAGATACGTTCCAAAAAAATCAGATGCCACCAGAGACAGTCACAGTTTTGAGTCAATTTGGCTTTAGGGTACTTCTTCAGAAATGAGGTAAAAACCTTGTTGCCTACTTTTAAATGCAAGTCGGGTTTCTTTCAGAACCAAGTGAGTTCAAGGCTGAACCCTTCCGCCGAATACTTTAAATTA is part of the Rufibacter tibetensis genome and harbors:
- a CDS encoding lytic transglycosylase domain-containing protein — translated: MTDNIWKYLGGLGFLAITLNLCSQQSIPGGGAAAGGDTGASFTNGRVIKAPALPTTMSFAGEPVPLDVPDVAERLDRELLVNSYLQATTLMGLKRMQRYQPEIERLLKENDIPADFVYLSLAESLFSQVTSPAGASGFWQLMPDTARGYGLQVNAEVDERFHVEKSTLVACKYLKSAKKKFGSWTNAAAAYNRGVGGIDRALEKQKVDSYYDLYLNDETSRYMFRILALKEVLGNPQKYGFELPKEQGYDPLPTRTLKVTSTIPDLAQYAKDQGTNYKTLRLYNPWIKAFKLTVAPGKEYVLQLPK
- a CDS encoding RNA polymerase sigma factor, with the protein product MVESRIGGESEKRLIEAIRQGKQEAFGLLYDTYAPVLMGMITRIVQHTDVAEEVLKETFLAIWSRIHIYDPSKSGFLTWGLAMARGIALEAKKTGMYGNLLHTTEKDAVVRQEEERAKQVEEAKVKETFCQLEPQEKAIIDLIYLKGYTCTQAAEALGISETQIKSHLKMAFKHIGAERTA